cattttaaagatttcaagtAAAATaaggtaatttatttttaatttatttactttttaataggtttaatattttttatgttaaacaaattgttaatttagtaataatttaataatattatatatttttagtttatttaattgtctaaattaattaatctttttaatttgataaatgttacaaattttaaaaatgtcaatGTCTCTAATTTGTTTGGATCACACATTTTCAGTGTCTAAttacaaatggtaagaaaatattataatattttttattttaattatatcattattaagttgttaatattttttattttttatgtttatataatcaaGATAAAGATTGGATTATcgaaacatatatacataatttaagtGTGAGAGAACCACATGTTATTGAATAATAGTTGGAAGAGGTGAGATTCTTACATGTGTCTCATATGCTTGGCGAGACTAAATTGGAGTCCGCATTTATCACTGCTTTGTTGGAAAGATGGAGACCTAAAacacacacatttcatctttcGTGTAGTGAGTGTACAATTACAAACGAGGAGGTGACATTACAACTCGGCCTACCAATTGATGGGCCAGTCGCTACGGGGGTACTGTGCATTGGTGGTTGGAGGCCAATTTGCCACCAACTATTAGGCAATGTGCCAGACAAGTTTAGTGGTAACTAGATAAATATGAAATGACTAGAAGATAATTTTCATACCTCAACAACTTTTCTAGTGTGGTAGAAAGACAACAATTCGCTCGAACATTCATACTAAGGTTGATCAAAGTTCTTTCAATGcaagataaatctcaaaatctaCTACATTTAAGGTGATTCCTACAACTAATCAACTTAAAAAAGGTCATGTGACTCAGTTGGGATCAATTGTCCTAACTACATTGTATCGAGAGATGTGTCGGGGAACTAGAGCacagaaaattaaaatcgaTGGTTGTATACTCTTTCTTCAGTCTTGGACATGGTATCTCTTACTTTTATGTATCTTAGTAAACTTCCCTTATCAATTCTCACTCGTAATAAGGTaagattcatttaataatagaattatCAGCTTAtcttttctattattatatttttagaataacatattatttgaacAAGTGAAACAATAACGCGAGTCATGTAAGTATACTAAACgagcactacaccaaaacagacttttagcggcgtttttttaagcgccgctaaaagtagcAAAAAATGCCGCTTTTGACAATGTTGCTAACGTTTGCGgcatttttagaaataaacgctgctaaaagtcatgaccgctaaaggtcatgacttttagcggcgcttatcccacgaacgccgctatagatcatgacttttagcggcactttttccacaaacgccgctatagatcatcacttttagcggcgtttttcccaTAAACGCTGCTATAGAATATAtttttagcgacgctttttcgTACAAACGCGGCTATAGAacagacctttagcggcacttttcacacaaacgccgctaaaaacatatctttcaaaaaataattttttttcaaataatatttatttctatgataaatattatattatgttttaaggatatataaaaaatattatttaaattaaattttctacgaaaattttaactttaaaactaaatataaaaattaataaatttaaatttagaatttaaaataataaattaataacacaattaaaatccaaaagttagaactcttAAGTGATTAGTGTAGGTTTAATGCTAAGCAACTATGCTTACAAAGGTACTAGTGACTAGCAATACATCTAAAGCTCGACACCTGAGAACTAAGTATAACGCTAATATTCATAACTGAACTAACTTACATCACAAGAAATATGCAGCTTGGAAACTTTATCAACTTGAACCTTATAAGGTGCAATTGACAATTGGAAGTATAGCAAAGTCTCACACTCACATCTAAGTTTGCTTGAATCTCTGCATTTGCTTCAGGGGCTGGAACTGCTCGAGTAGGGCGTTCGTGACCCTTACTTCTCCTGGTAACATCAACTGCATTGACTTTGCCGGCTATATTTCTTTGTCTGTACAGGAAAAATGTATATCAGCAATCAACATGTAGCCAAATTaggcaaagaaaacaaaaggtgAAAAGGGGAAGCTGGCCAACCGTCTTGCTTTTTCGTCTCTCAATTTTACATCAATTTCTTTACTGGGAGGATATTTTGGTAAACTTGATGGATTACAAGCATATGGTTCAGTCATAAAGAACTGCAAACACAGAAACCAAATATTTCACAAACTGGTTTAAAGATAAGGCAGCAAGCCAATGGTGAGAACAGAATATCAAGTATTCCATAGTGGATATATGATAACGCAAACGATAAACATCATGGAAGTCCCTGGCATGCACAACATGTTCTTGGTCTGGCTATCTAGCAAAGTAAATCCACAAAAGCTATTTTCAAATACTATAAATAGAGATTACAGGTACagcaaaatattgattttcttgAGAGATGCATTAACTAAGGTGATACAACTCACTTCACTATTAAGAGCTGCAGTAACAGTATTCTGCTCTTTAGGGTCTATCGAAAGCAGAGTTTCAATTAAAGGtaaagaagaagatggaaaaTCCTTGAAGGTTTCTGCTATACAGCGTTTGTATGGCTGTTGCGGCTTAAAGAGTGTTTCATTTGGCAATTTAGATTTCTTCCAATATTCCTCAGAAGGGGATCTACATAACTTGAATATCTTATGCAGTTGTTCAATCTATAAATAGGACGTTAGcccaataaaagaaaagaaaatttttatcaaaaaattgaaaatattacatTACATAACTAAACCAATTAGAAGAAGCTCTAGTTATGGAACAAACACCTGATAGTTAGATTTTAGACATCATAGCCACATAATATATTCATCTGACTTGACACCGGCAGCTCCACAACAAATACAATAAGCAACAAACAGGAAGACCAAATATTTCTAATCGTAATTACATAACCAATACCACTTGCATTCCATCAGATtcacagaaaagaaaagaccGGAAGAATTCAAAAACTCAgcgaagaagaaaagaaaaagagaaaaattaatACCTCTGTCCTTCCTGGCATTATAGGCTTCCCTGAAAGCAGTTCTGCCAGAATGCAGCCAGCACTCCAGAAGTCAACCCCAACACCATAATGAGTTGCCCCAAGAAGTAGTTCAGGTAGACGGTACCAGAGAG
This genomic stretch from Gossypium raimondii isolate GPD5lz chromosome 6, ASM2569854v1, whole genome shotgun sequence harbors:
- the LOC105794389 gene encoding probable serine/threonine-protein kinase At1g54610; the protein is MKQLLSGLEHCHKQGVLHRDIKGSNLLIDSEGILKITDFGLSTSYDPEQKKPLTSRVITLWYRLPELLLGATHYGVGVDFWSAGCILAELLSGKPIMPGRTEFFMTEPYACNPSSLPKYPPSKEIDVKLRDEKARRQRNIAGKVNAVDVTRRSKGHERPTRAVPAPEANAEIQANLDVSVRLCYTSNCQLHLIRFKLIKFPSCIFLVM